A part of Primulina eburnea isolate SZY01 chromosome 10, ASM2296580v1, whole genome shotgun sequence genomic DNA contains:
- the LOC140842974 gene encoding uncharacterized protein, whose translation MAKFCIVKGPIAAAVASDADLGGEGFGNKNGRQAVLYPGIIISCSTHATLLETECNKATDPELCLNVFDMDLLRKFTESNEKVHGLFLLDNVTPLSVGLEIIGGVMTVLGPHHPHRCVPRGKEYSLLIANRRSRQTLISSSSESGDSDSDSSKSDDADFSGGSGFFSDSETRSVAFRGFPMSSTSLENSLLGDDPEWNDPLDGNDKDALSGQDVEGLREVLGIPPECDVKVPGPRDDCHKPPPSYFTLFLEYFAGGLMFPPQPILVELVESLGISFSQLTPNAVIVYSAFCHKMREITMPLSVELFHSLFSARRSKPDSSVYFQPRANCKFLSRIPSPRSFWKSQFFYVKDCGWGVPVVWSSGVRVIAMRVTHPAFQLQCRDSGLFEELFNPKNIMTAGDRFDLATIRACKATVERRSPLAGDTRVHVNRAVHDFRDPIRMGIPPARSEHGRGSGSNSHKKN comes from the exons ATGGCAAAGTTTTGTATCGTCAAGGGGCCTATAGCTGCCGCTGTTGCTAGTGATGCTGACCTTGGAGGTGAAGGTTTTGGCAACAAAAATGGCAGACAAGCTGTTCTTTATCCTGGAATCATCATTTCTTGTTCAACTCATGCCACGCTTCTCGAAACAGAATGCAATAAAGCTACAGATCCAGAGTTATGCCTCAATGTATTCGA CATGGATTTGCTAAGAAAATTTACGGAGAGTAACGAGAAAGTGCATGGTCTCTTTCTTCTGGATAATGTCACTCCTCTCTCCGTTGGTCTTGAAATTATTGGTGGCGTCATGACTGTATTGGGACCTCACCATCCCCACC GTTGTGTTCCTCGAGGAAAGGAGTATTCCTTGCTAATTGCCAACCGTCGGAGTAGACAAACTTTAATAAGTAGCTCTAGCGAGAGTGGTGATTCTGATAGCGACTCATCAAAATCTGACGACGCCGACTTCTCGGGTGGTTCGGGTTTTTTTAGTGACTCCGAGACTCGATCTGTAGCCTTTCGTGGATTCCCTATGAGTTCTACGTCATTAGAGAATTCTTTATTGGGTGATGATCCTGAATGGAACGACCCTTTAGACGGTAACGATAAAGATGCTTTGTCTGGCCAAGATGTTGAGGGATTGCGCGAAGTGCTTGGGATACCACCCGAGTGTGACGTTAAAGTTCCAGGACCTCGAGATGATTGTCATAAACCGCCGCCGAGTTATTTCACCCTTTTCCTCGAATACTTTGCTGGTGGACTTATGTTTCCTCCGCAACCTATTTTAGTGGAATTGGTCGAAAGTCTTGGTATAAGCTTTAGTCAATTGACCCCAAATGCCGTTATAGTTTATTCGGCCTTTTGTCATAAGATGAGGGAAATTACCATGCCTTTATCTGTAGAATTGTTCCATTCACTTTTCTCGGCGCGAAGGAGCAAACCAGACTCGTCTGTTTACTTTCAACCTCGAGCCAACTGTAAATTTCTGTCCCGAATTCCGTCTCCTAGAAGTTTTTGGAAATctcaatttttttatgttaaggaTTGCGGGTGGGGTGTACCCGTGGTTTGGAGTTCGGGAGTTAGGGTGATTGCGATGAGAGTGACTCACCCCGCATTTCAACTTCAATGTCGTGACTCAGGTCTTTTTGAAGAACTTTTTAATCCTAAGAACATAATGACTGCtg GTGATAGATTTGATTTGGCAACCATCCGGGCTTGCAAGGCCACTGTGGAGAGGCGTTCCCCGCTTGCTGGAGACACTAGAGTGCATGTGAATCGGGCTGTTCATGACTTTCGTGACCCTATCCGTATGGGGATCCCACCAGCACGTTCTGAGCATGGCCGTGGGTCGGGTTCTAACTCACATAAAAAAAACTAA
- the LOC140842975 gene encoding uncharacterized protein yields the protein MKKDALELVKHCRACQEHANLYHQPATLLQPLESPLPFAQWGMDLVGPFLPATGQRKFLIVAVDYFTKWVEAEALAKISEKEVIGFLWKNIVCRFGIPRALISDNGAQFSGGKLKEWCEGLSIRQFFTLVGNPQANGKTEVTNRTILQHLKTRLGSAKGNCVEELPSSIVGLPNYTAHIDRGITFQSSLRY from the coding sequence ATGAAGAAAGACGCATTGGAATTGGTGAAGCACTGTCGAGCTTGCCAAGAGCATGCCAATCTCTACCATCAACCCGCGACGTTGTTGCAACCACTGGAAAGTCCCCTGCCTTTTGCCCAGTGGGGAATGGACTTGGTGGGACCTTTTCTCCCAGCTACTGGACAGAGAAAATTTCTCATAGTTGCCGTAGATTACTTCACAAAGTGGGTTGAAGCAGAGGCGTTGGCAAAAATTTCGGAGAAAGAAGTGATAGGCTTCTTGTGGAAAAACATAGTGTGTAGATTCGGGATTCCCCGAGCGCTGATCTCGGACAATGGCGCCCAGTTTTCTGGAGGAAAATTAAAGGAGTGGTGTGAAGGTCTCTCTATCAGGCAGTTCTTTACATTGGTTGGAAATCCACAAGCCAATGGGAAAACAGAGGTAACTAACCGAACTATCTTGCAACATCTGAAGACACGTCTCGGCAGCGCTAAAGGAAACTGCGTGGAAGAATTGCCGAGCAGCATTGTGGGCTTACCGAACTACACCGCGCACATCGACAGGGGAATCACCTTTCAATCTAGCTTACGGTATTGA